The DNA region TAGTGGCTATGGAGGCCCCGTCAGGAGGAGGCATGGCCTACAGCGCCCTTGTCATGGACCACTTTCAGCGCCCGCGCAACGCGGGTGTCATGGAAGACGCCAACGGCGTGGGCGACGAGGAGAATCCCGCCTGCGGGGATGTGGCCCGGCTGTTCCTGCGCATCGAGGGTGAAATCATCCTGAGAGCCAGCTTCCAGGCGCGGGGCTGCCCCGCGTCCATCGCCGCGTGCAGCGTGACGACTGAGATGGTGCGGGGCAAGACCCTTGCCGAGGCGGAAGCGCTGAAGCGGGAGGATGTGGCGAACGCTCTGGGGGGCCTGCCGCGGGGGAAGGTGCACTGCTCCGTGCTGGCGGCCGACGCTTTGCGCAACGCCATCCAGGACCACCGGCGTCGGGCTGCGTAAAGG from Dehalococcoidia bacterium includes:
- a CDS encoding iron-sulfur cluster assembly scaffold protein, which codes for MAYSALVMDHFQRPRNAGVMEDANGVGDEENPACGDVARLFLRIEGEIILRASFQARGCPASIAACSVTTEMVRGKTLAEAEALKREDVANALGGLPRGKVHCSVLAADALRNAIQDHRRRAA